From Microlunatus capsulatus, a single genomic window includes:
- the ruvB gene encoding Holliday junction branch migration DNA helicase RuvB, with protein sequence MSTEDLGALVRPAADADERAAESALRPTSLAEFEGQPRVSDQLGLVLEAARHRGAVADHVLLSGPPGLGKTTLAMIIAGEMGAPLRISSGPAITHAGDLAAILSGLTEGEVFFLDEIHRMSRPAEEMLYLAMEDFRVDVVVGKGPGATAIPLEIPRFTLVGATTRAGLLPGPLRDRFGFTAQLDFYDTPALEHIVHRSAELIEAHLDQAGAAEIARRSRGTPRIANRLLRRVRDYAQVRADGRITATLARAALELYEVDELGLDRLDRAVLRAVCTRFGGGPVGLSTLAISVGEERETVEEVAEPFLVRQGFLMRTPRGRVATPAAWRHLGLAVPGGVTGPDTAPDLFG encoded by the coding sequence GTGAGCACCGAGGACCTCGGCGCGCTGGTCCGGCCCGCCGCCGACGCCGACGAGCGGGCGGCCGAGTCGGCGCTGCGGCCCACCTCGCTGGCCGAGTTCGAGGGGCAGCCGCGGGTCAGCGACCAGCTGGGCCTCGTCCTGGAGGCGGCCCGGCACCGCGGGGCGGTCGCCGACCACGTGCTGCTGTCGGGCCCGCCCGGGCTGGGCAAGACGACGCTGGCCATGATCATCGCCGGCGAGATGGGGGCCCCGCTGCGGATCTCCAGTGGACCGGCCATCACCCACGCCGGCGACCTCGCCGCCATCCTCTCCGGCCTCACCGAGGGCGAGGTCTTCTTCCTCGACGAGATCCACCGGATGTCGCGGCCGGCCGAGGAGATGCTCTACCTCGCCATGGAGGACTTCCGGGTCGACGTCGTCGTCGGCAAGGGCCCGGGCGCCACGGCCATCCCGCTGGAGATCCCGCGCTTCACCCTGGTGGGCGCCACCACCCGTGCGGGCCTGCTGCCGGGCCCGCTGCGCGACCGGTTCGGGTTCACCGCCCAGCTCGACTTCTACGACACGCCCGCCCTGGAGCACATCGTGCACCGCTCGGCGGAGCTGATCGAGGCCCACCTCGACCAGGCCGGCGCCGCCGAGATCGCCCGCCGCTCGCGGGGGACACCGCGGATCGCGAACCGGCTGCTCCGGCGGGTGCGCGACTACGCCCAGGTCCGCGCCGACGGACGGATCACCGCGACCCTGGCCCGGGCGGCCCTGGAGCTCTACGAGGTCGACGAGCTCGGCCTCGACCGGCTCGACCGGGCGGTGCTGCGCGCCGTGTGCACGCGCTTCGGCGGCGGGCCCGTCGGGCTGTCGACGCTCGCCATCTCGGTCGGGGAGGAGCGGGAGACCGTCGAGGAGGTCGCCGAGCCGTTCCTGGTCCGACAGGGCTTCCTCATGCGGACCCCGCGCGGCCGGGTGGCGACCCCGGCGGCCTGGCGGCACCTCGGGCTGGCCGTCCCCGGCGGGGTCACGGGCCCCGACACCGCTCCCGACCTGTTCGGCTAG
- a CDS encoding HAD-IB family hydrolase — protein MTAVADPFARPTVVRDPADPAPLLDGRLRDLLAGRTIVMTGVTGFIGEQLLWKILTELPDARPAVLVRRKGSAAARDRVVSLVKKAIFAEVREAAGGAEALVDSRIQVIEGDLPNVPALPRDLDVLVHCAGDVSFDPPIDQAFTTNVVGTKALMERMLEACRDEDGTPTSVPHYVHISTAYTAGRRRGAIPEGPQEHSVDYEAETAAGLAMRELVEAESRMPERLTALRKEAERQHRRAGYLTTAADTERRRTEWVQAELVRAGTERARSLGWTDVYTFTKALGERVVADLGADIRVSIVRPAIVESSWAHPYPGWIEGFKMAEPLILAYGRGELPEFPGSPDSVLDIVPCDLVVNAIVAVCASEPAVGRPEYYHVSSGARNPLTIADMYNHIRRYFAEHPLERTAKPGEPLPEWDFPGSSSVGRLLVASELAHSVAERVLARAPRSDRARQAARSLDRFRGRLDFFKRYHSLYNEYAQSELHFVDDATLALTRSLHPDDVATFAFDTAVFDWKTYIEDVHCPSITTSVRRMDALRKKRGARPSTMKDLSRDTAGSSAVAIFDLDGTIMSTNVVEQYLWSRLPELSTAAQVAEVGQVARRLPGYLLAEQRDRGDFLRAVYRRYRGLDLADLEHRVDTTMAPAILSRVSPEALARIQEHRAAGHTTILITGAVETLTRPLRQYFDVVVAAELATDADGRCTGFLARPPLVGESRAAWLKHYASLHGVDLTRSFAYADSQADLPMLQTVGHPVAVSPDIPLMRAAARSQWSTVEWKIKPTTPRWRIPR, from the coding sequence ATGACGGCTGTCGCCGACCCCTTCGCCCGCCCCACGGTCGTCCGCGACCCGGCGGACCCCGCCCCCCTGCTCGACGGCCGGCTCCGCGACCTCCTGGCCGGTCGCACCATCGTCATGACCGGGGTGACCGGGTTCATCGGCGAGCAGCTGCTGTGGAAGATCCTCACCGAGCTCCCCGACGCCCGGCCCGCGGTGCTGGTGCGCCGCAAGGGCTCCGCCGCGGCGCGCGACCGGGTGGTCTCGCTGGTGAAGAAGGCGATCTTCGCCGAGGTCCGCGAGGCGGCCGGGGGCGCCGAGGCGCTCGTCGACAGCCGCATCCAGGTCATCGAGGGCGACCTGCCGAACGTTCCCGCGCTACCGCGCGACCTCGACGTGCTGGTCCACTGCGCCGGCGACGTCTCGTTCGACCCGCCGATCGACCAGGCCTTCACCACCAACGTCGTCGGCACCAAGGCGCTGATGGAGCGGATGCTCGAGGCCTGCCGCGACGAGGACGGGACGCCCACCTCGGTCCCGCACTACGTGCACATCTCCACCGCCTACACCGCCGGCCGACGGCGCGGCGCGATCCCGGAGGGTCCGCAGGAGCACAGCGTCGACTACGAGGCCGAGACCGCGGCGGGGCTGGCCATGCGCGAGCTCGTCGAGGCCGAGTCCCGGATGCCCGAGCGGCTCACCGCGCTGCGCAAGGAGGCCGAGCGCCAGCACCGCCGCGCCGGCTACCTGACCACGGCCGCCGACACCGAGCGCCGGCGCACCGAGTGGGTGCAGGCCGAGCTCGTCCGGGCCGGGACCGAGCGCGCCCGCTCGCTGGGCTGGACCGACGTCTACACCTTCACCAAGGCCCTCGGCGAGCGGGTGGTGGCCGACCTGGGTGCCGACATCCGGGTCTCGATCGTGCGGCCCGCCATCGTCGAGTCGTCCTGGGCGCACCCCTACCCGGGGTGGATCGAGGGCTTCAAGATGGCCGAGCCGCTGATCCTGGCCTACGGGCGCGGCGAGCTGCCGGAGTTCCCGGGCTCGCCCGACTCGGTCCTCGACATCGTGCCGTGCGACCTCGTCGTCAACGCCATCGTCGCCGTCTGCGCCAGCGAGCCCGCGGTCGGCCGGCCCGAGTACTACCACGTCAGCTCCGGCGCCCGGAACCCGCTGACGATCGCCGACATGTACAACCACATCCGGCGCTACTTCGCCGAGCACCCGCTCGAGCGGACCGCCAAGCCGGGGGAGCCGCTGCCCGAGTGGGACTTCCCGGGCTCCTCCTCGGTGGGCCGGCTCCTCGTCGCGTCGGAGCTGGCGCACTCGGTGGCCGAGCGCGTGCTCGCCCGCGCGCCCCGCTCGGACCGGGCCCGGCAGGCCGCCCGCAGCCTCGACCGCTTCCGCGGCCGGCTCGACTTCTTCAAGCGCTACCACAGCCTCTACAACGAGTACGCGCAGTCCGAGCTGCACTTCGTCGACGACGCCACGCTGGCCCTGACCCGCTCGCTGCACCCCGACGACGTCGCCACCTTCGCCTTCGACACCGCCGTCTTCGACTGGAAGACCTACATCGAGGACGTGCACTGCCCCTCGATCACCACCTCGGTGCGGCGGATGGACGCCCTGCGCAAGAAGCGCGGGGCCCGGCCGAGCACCATGAAGGACCTCAGCCGGGACACCGCCGGGTCCTCCGCCGTCGCGATCTTCGACCTCGACGGCACGATCATGTCCACCAACGTGGTGGAGCAGTACCTGTGGTCGCGGCTGCCCGAGCTCTCGACCGCCGCCCAGGTGGCCGAGGTCGGCCAGGTCGCCCGCCGGCTGCCCGGCTACCTGCTGGCCGAGCAGCGCGACCGCGGGGACTTCCTGCGTGCGGTCTACCGCCGCTACCGCGGCCTCGACCTCGCCGACCTCGAGCACCGCGTCGACACGACGATGGCCCCGGCCATCCTCAGCCGGGTCTCGCCCGAGGCGCTCGCGCGGATCCAGGAGCACCGGGCCGCCGGCCACACGACGATCCTCATCACCGGGGCCGTCGAGACGCTCACCCGGCCGCTGCGCCAGTACTTCGACGTCGTCGTCGCGGCCGAGCTGGCCACCGACGCCGACGGCCGCTGCACCGGCTTCCTGGCCCGCCCGCCGCTGGTGGGGGAGTCCCGCGCCGCCTGGCTCAAGCACTACGCCTCGCTGCACGGCGTCGACCTCACCCGCAGCTTCGCCTACGCCGACTCCCAGGCCGACCTGCCGATGCTGCAGACCGTCGGGCACCCCGTCGCGGTCAGCCCGGACATCCCGCTGATGCGCGCCGCGGCCCGCAGCCAGTGGTCGACGGTGGAGTGGAAGATCAAGCCGACGACGCCGCGGTGGCGCATCCCGCGGTAA
- the secD gene encoding protein translocase subunit SecD, whose amino-acid sequence MAAQSGRPGRTLIVLTALVAALIGLMALGGTWTPKLGLDLRGGTTITLTAQNTSGSGSIDPTSLDEARTIIQNRVDSLGVGESEVTTAGDRQIIVSVPDVQEDRLVEQVGQTAVLRFRAVYSAEQVTPPVAPSEEPSTPAPSGEPGSDESAGAPSSAPSSTPAPGASPSGDNRPLPGLPTAPPAPSTPRPTAEGQGTPPDQAIGYQPSEADTADFAAFTCDQAGNQVDVSDQPLFSCNREGTEKYLLGPTLIQGDTLTGATAGIPQSGIQWVVNLTFNSEGGTAFENITGQLAQRSEPQNRFAIVLDGETISAPSVSSAIPGGQAEISGSFTQASATDLANVLKYGALPLAFEVSEVSNVSATLGGEQLQAGIIAGIIGLVLVVGFCFAYYRGLGIVVVASLAVAAVITYACMVLLGSSVGFALNLPGIAGAIVAIGVTADSFVIYFERIRDEVRDGRSLRTAVETGWRRARQTVLIADAVSMLSAIILFILAIGSVKGFAFTLGLTTLIDVLVVFLFTKPLMSVLARTKFFGNGHKLSGLDPGHLGVKALPGIRARRPGSAAAGRAGSAPTPATPVATTGEKA is encoded by the coding sequence GTGGCAGCACAGAGTGGCCGACCCGGCCGCACCCTCATCGTCCTGACGGCCCTCGTGGCCGCGCTGATCGGCCTCATGGCCCTGGGCGGCACCTGGACCCCGAAGCTCGGGCTCGACCTCCGGGGTGGCACCACCATCACCCTGACGGCGCAGAACACGTCGGGCTCCGGGTCCATCGACCCCACCAGCCTCGACGAGGCCCGGACGATCATCCAGAACCGCGTCGACAGCCTCGGCGTCGGCGAGTCCGAGGTGACCACCGCGGGCGACCGGCAGATCATCGTCAGCGTCCCCGACGTCCAGGAGGACCGGCTCGTCGAGCAGGTCGGCCAGACGGCCGTGCTGCGCTTCCGCGCCGTCTACTCCGCCGAGCAGGTCACGCCGCCGGTCGCCCCCAGCGAGGAGCCGTCGACACCGGCCCCGAGCGGTGAGCCCGGCAGCGACGAGTCGGCCGGCGCCCCGTCGTCGGCGCCCAGCAGCACCCCGGCGCCCGGTGCCAGCCCCAGCGGTGACAACCGCCCGCTGCCCGGGCTGCCCACCGCCCCGCCCGCGCCGTCCACGCCGCGGCCGACGGCCGAGGGCCAGGGCACGCCGCCCGACCAGGCGATCGGCTACCAGCCCAGCGAGGCCGACACGGCCGACTTCGCCGCCTTCACCTGCGACCAGGCCGGCAACCAGGTCGACGTCTCCGACCAGCCGCTGTTCTCCTGCAACCGCGAGGGCACCGAGAAGTACCTGCTGGGCCCGACGCTGATTCAGGGGGACACCCTGACCGGCGCGACGGCCGGGATCCCGCAGAGCGGCATCCAGTGGGTCGTCAACCTGACCTTCAACTCCGAGGGCGGCACCGCCTTCGAGAACATCACCGGCCAGCTGGCCCAGCGCAGCGAGCCGCAGAACCGGTTCGCCATCGTCCTCGACGGCGAGACGATCTCCGCCCCGTCGGTGAGCTCGGCGATCCCGGGCGGCCAGGCCGAGATCTCCGGCAGCTTCACCCAGGCCAGCGCGACCGACCTCGCCAACGTCCTCAAGTACGGCGCGCTGCCGCTGGCCTTCGAGGTCTCCGAGGTCTCCAACGTCTCCGCCACCCTCGGCGGCGAGCAGCTGCAGGCGGGCATCATCGCGGGCATCATCGGCCTCGTCCTGGTGGTCGGGTTCTGCTTCGCGTACTACCGCGGGCTCGGCATCGTCGTCGTGGCCTCCCTCGCGGTGGCCGCGGTCATCACCTACGCGTGCATGGTGCTGCTGGGCAGCTCGGTGGGCTTCGCGCTCAACCTGCCCGGCATCGCCGGCGCGATCGTGGCCATCGGCGTGACCGCGGACAGCTTCGTCATCTACTTCGAGCGCATCCGCGACGAGGTCCGCGACGGCCGGAGCCTGCGGACCGCCGTCGAGACCGGCTGGCGGCGGGCCCGGCAGACGGTGCTGATCGCCGACGCGGTGTCGATGCTCTCGGCGATCATCCTGTTCATCCTGGCCATCGGCTCGGTCAAGGGCTTCGCGTTCACCCTGGGCCTCACGACGCTCATCGACGTGCTCGTGGTGTTCCTGTTCACCAAGCCGCTGATGTCGGTGCTGGCCCGCACCAAGTTCTTCGGCAACGGGCACAAGCTGTCCGGGCTCGACCCGGGCCACCTCGGCGTCAAGGCGCTGCCGGGGATCCGGGCCCGACGCCCCGGGTCGGCCGCCGCCGGCCGGGCGGGGTCCGCGCCCACCCCGGCCACGCCCGTCGCCACCACTGGAGAGAAGGCCTGA
- the secF gene encoding protein translocase subunit SecF, whose translation MSKFSDLGHRLYTGEVSYDFIARRRRWYALSAVLLLISLGALAIRGLDFGIEFEGGADFRATTTVNSQTVDDMRSALERTGLPDLDDSTINTIGSDQVRVQTRTLDPTSEVPVVRAAIGEEVGLPTDQVAYNLIGASWGDQITERGLIALGVFLVLVGLMIWIYFRDGAMSAAALVALGHDLVLTVGIYALVGFTVTPATLIGVLTILGYSLYDTVVVFDKVRENVRDLRSSTTRTYSEAANLAVNQVLVRSINTTIIGVLPVAALLFAGAFILGEGPLKDLSLALFVGMISGAYSSIFIATPLLAQIKERNPEMQKLAARVAARRSKESARTRGADGEPVEGVEEAGEGAGPRTPALTVTRAVAGTVPVRPVSEGAAKRPQPQHKPRSQRRG comes from the coding sequence ATGTCGAAGTTCAGCGATCTCGGGCACCGGCTCTACACCGGTGAGGTCTCCTACGACTTCATCGCCCGCCGCCGCCGCTGGTACGCGCTCTCGGCCGTCCTGCTGCTCATCTCCCTCGGCGCCCTGGCCATCCGCGGCCTCGACTTCGGCATCGAGTTCGAGGGCGGGGCGGACTTCCGCGCCACCACAACGGTGAACAGCCAGACGGTCGACGACATGCGCTCGGCCCTGGAGCGGACCGGCCTCCCGGACCTCGACGACTCCACCATCAACACCATCGGCAGCGACCAGGTGCGCGTGCAGACCCGCACCCTGGACCCGACCAGCGAGGTCCCGGTCGTCCGCGCCGCCATCGGCGAGGAGGTCGGCCTGCCGACCGACCAGGTCGCCTACAACCTCATCGGCGCGTCGTGGGGCGACCAGATCACCGAGCGCGGGCTGATCGCCCTCGGGGTGTTCCTCGTCCTCGTCGGGCTGATGATCTGGATCTACTTCCGCGACGGCGCGATGTCGGCCGCCGCGCTGGTGGCCCTGGGGCACGACCTGGTCCTGACGGTGGGCATCTACGCCCTCGTCGGGTTCACGGTCACGCCGGCGACGCTCATCGGCGTGCTGACGATCCTCGGGTACTCCCTCTACGACACCGTCGTGGTGTTCGACAAGGTCCGCGAGAACGTCCGCGACCTGCGCAGCAGCACCACCCGGACCTACTCCGAGGCCGCCAACCTGGCGGTCAACCAGGTGCTGGTCCGCTCGATCAACACGACGATCATCGGCGTGCTGCCGGTGGCGGCGCTGCTGTTCGCCGGGGCGTTCATCCTGGGCGAGGGCCCGCTCAAGGACCTCTCGCTGGCCCTGTTCGTCGGCATGATCTCGGGCGCCTACTCCTCGATCTTCATCGCCACGCCGCTGCTGGCGCAGATCAAGGAGCGCAACCCCGAGATGCAGAAGCTGGCCGCCCGGGTCGCCGCCCGCCGCAGCAAGGAGAGCGCCCGCACCCGCGGGGCCGACGGCGAGCCCGTCGAGGGTGTCGAGGAGGCGGGCGAGGGCGCGGGTCCCCGGACCCCGGCCCTGACCGTCACCCGCGCGGTCGCCGGCACGGTGCCGGTCCGGCCGGTCAGCGAGGGTGCCGCCAAGCGCCCGCAGCCGCAGCACAAGCCCCGCAGCCAGCGTCGGGGCTGA
- the ruvC gene encoding crossover junction endodeoxyribonuclease RuvC: MGIDPGLTRCGLGVVDGTPGRPPTMVAVGVTRTPATLETARRLVQIEEAVEAWVREHRPDAVAVERVFAQHNVPTVMGTAQAAGIAMLVAARHGLPVALHTPSEVKASITGSGRAGKDQVGAMVTRILRLTAAPKPADAADALALAICHVWRGGATARVDAALQAAAVASARQRRAFTQARPSRGAS, translated from the coding sequence CTGGGCATCGACCCGGGCCTGACCCGCTGCGGCCTCGGCGTCGTCGACGGCACCCCCGGGCGCCCGCCCACCATGGTGGCGGTCGGCGTCACCCGCACCCCGGCGACGCTGGAGACGGCTCGCCGGCTGGTGCAGATCGAGGAGGCGGTGGAGGCCTGGGTGCGCGAGCACCGGCCCGACGCCGTCGCCGTCGAGCGGGTCTTCGCCCAGCACAACGTCCCGACGGTGATGGGCACCGCCCAGGCCGCCGGCATCGCCATGCTGGTGGCGGCCCGGCACGGGCTGCCCGTCGCCCTGCACACCCCGAGCGAGGTCAAGGCCTCGATCACCGGCTCCGGCCGGGCGGGCAAGGACCAGGTCGGCGCCATGGTCACCCGCATCCTGCGGCTCACCGCCGCCCCCAAGCCCGCCGACGCCGCCGACGCCCTGGCCCTGGCCATCTGCCACGTCTGGCGCGGTGGGGCCACCGCCCGGGTGGACGCCGCCCTCCAGGCCGCCGCCGTCGCGTCCGCCCGCCAACGCCGGGCCTTCACCCAGGCCCGCCCGTCCCGAGGAGCCTCGTGA
- a CDS encoding adenine phosphoribosyltransferase, translating to MVDLASLVVDVPDFPRPGVVFKDVTPLLASAEGLAAAVDAMVASVPGGVDVVVGLEARGFLFGPPVALALGVGFVPVRKPGKLPRESVEVSYALEYGEETLALHVDAVGPGDRVLVVDDVLATGGTAVAAAGLVRRLGAEVVGVSVLLELTFLPGRALLAEHGLDRVDAVLTSDA from the coding sequence ATGGTGGACCTGGCCTCCCTGGTCGTCGACGTCCCCGACTTCCCCCGCCCCGGGGTGGTGTTCAAGGACGTGACGCCGCTGCTCGCCTCCGCCGAGGGGCTGGCCGCCGCCGTCGACGCGATGGTGGCCTCGGTCCCCGGCGGCGTCGACGTCGTCGTCGGGCTGGAGGCGCGCGGCTTCCTCTTCGGGCCGCCGGTGGCGCTGGCGCTCGGGGTGGGTTTCGTGCCCGTCCGCAAGCCGGGCAAGCTGCCGCGGGAGAGCGTCGAGGTCTCCTACGCCCTCGAGTACGGCGAGGAGACGCTGGCCCTGCACGTCGACGCGGTGGGCCCGGGTGACCGGGTGCTGGTCGTCGACGACGTGCTGGCCACCGGCGGCACCGCCGTGGCGGCCGCCGGGCTGGTCCGCCGGCTCGGCGCCGAGGTCGTCGGCGTCTCCGTGCTGCTGGAGCTCACATTCCTGCCGGGCCGGGCGCTGCTCGCCGAGCACGGGCTCGACCGCGTCGACGCCGTCCTGACGAGCGACGCGTGA
- the priA gene encoding bifunctional 1-(5-phosphoribosyl)-5-((5-phosphoribosylamino)methylideneamino)imidazole-4-carboxamide isomerase/phosphoribosylanthranilate isomerase PriA, whose product MNSQNPLVLLPAVDVSGGQAVQLVQGRLGSEKVFGDPRAAAQRWQDAGAEWIHLVDLDAAFGQGSNAEIIAEIVSHLHLEVELSGGIRDDETLERALATGCRRVNIGTAALERPEWCEEVIRTHGDRIAIGLDVRGTRLAARGWTSEGGELDETLDRLDRAGCSRFVVTDVASDGMLSGPNLDLLRHVCARTEAPVVASGGISSLEDLVALRDLVPVGVEGAIVGTALYVGNFTIEEALRAASLPLATPEDRTP is encoded by the coding sequence GTGAATTCGCAGAACCCGTTGGTGCTGCTGCCCGCCGTCGACGTGTCCGGCGGCCAGGCGGTGCAGCTGGTCCAGGGTCGGCTCGGCTCGGAGAAGGTTTTCGGGGACCCGCGGGCCGCCGCCCAGCGCTGGCAGGACGCCGGCGCGGAGTGGATCCACCTGGTCGACCTCGACGCCGCCTTCGGCCAGGGCAGCAACGCCGAGATCATCGCCGAGATCGTCTCCCACCTGCACCTGGAGGTGGAGCTGTCCGGCGGCATCCGCGACGACGAGACCCTCGAGCGGGCGCTGGCCACCGGTTGCCGGCGGGTCAACATCGGCACCGCGGCCCTCGAGCGCCCGGAGTGGTGCGAGGAGGTCATCCGCACCCACGGCGACCGGATCGCCATCGGCCTCGACGTCCGCGGCACCCGGCTCGCCGCCCGGGGCTGGACGTCGGAGGGCGGTGAGCTCGACGAGACCCTCGACCGCCTCGACCGCGCCGGCTGCTCCCGCTTCGTCGTCACCGACGTCGCCTCCGACGGGATGCTGAGCGGCCCCAACCTCGACCTGCTGCGGCACGTCTGCGCGCGGACCGAGGCGCCCGTCGTGGCCAGCGGCGGCATCTCGAGCCTGGAGGACCTGGTCGCGCTGCGCGACCTCGTCCCCGTCGGCGTCGAGGGCGCGATCGTCGGCACCGCCCTCTACGTCGGCAACTTCACCATCGAGGAGGCCCTGCGCGCCGCCTCCCTGCCGCTCGCCACCCCCGAGGACCGCACCCCATGA
- the ruvA gene encoding Holliday junction branch migration protein RuvA: MIASLSGTVLQVGPTSAVVEVGGLGVLALCSPGTVAGLRVGQRAALATSLVVREDSLTLYGFATADERELFELLLTATGVGPKLAQAALAVLPPDQLRSAIASENLVQLCKVPGIGRKGAQRMVIELKDKIGAVGLSAEPHTSTSAVPAWRDQVARGLVGLGWSERDADAACTEVEPLVAEDPATSVAVLMRAALQSLARG, translated from the coding sequence GTGATCGCCTCCCTCAGCGGCACCGTCCTGCAGGTCGGTCCCACCTCCGCCGTCGTCGAGGTCGGCGGCCTCGGCGTGCTGGCCCTCTGCAGCCCCGGGACCGTCGCCGGCCTCCGCGTCGGCCAGCGGGCGGCGCTGGCCACCTCGCTGGTCGTCCGCGAGGACTCGCTCACGCTGTACGGCTTCGCCACCGCTGACGAGCGGGAGCTCTTCGAGCTGCTGCTGACCGCGACCGGCGTCGGCCCCAAGCTGGCCCAGGCCGCGCTGGCCGTGCTGCCGCCGGACCAGCTGCGGTCCGCGATCGCCAGTGAGAACCTCGTGCAGCTCTGCAAGGTGCCCGGCATCGGCCGCAAGGGCGCGCAGCGGATGGTCATCGAGCTCAAGGACAAGATCGGCGCCGTGGGGCTGTCGGCCGAGCCGCACACGAGCACGAGCGCCGTGCCGGCCTGGCGCGACCAGGTCGCCCGCGGCCTCGTCGGGCTCGGCTGGTCCGAGCGGGACGCCGACGCCGCGTGCACCGAGGTCGAGCCGCTGGTCGCCGAGGACCCCGCCACCAGCGTCGCCGTGCTGATGCGCGCCGCGCTGCAGTCGCTGGCCCGGGGCTGA
- the yajC gene encoding preprotein translocase subunit YajC yields the protein MQNYTTLIMIALMVFAFYFLILRPQKKRQQAIQNTLSSLQPGTRVLLGSGLFGTIVSLGDRQAVLEIAPGVELTVLKQAIVRAATEADEDTVDEDTYVDDDDVLADPQGLAPRDTTTDLDGRDGSTAASDLEWQNPSAGADPKRPS from the coding sequence ATGCAGAACTACACGACCCTGATCATGATCGCCCTGATGGTGTTCGCGTTCTACTTCCTCATCCTGCGGCCCCAGAAGAAGCGTCAGCAGGCGATCCAGAACACCCTGAGCAGCCTCCAGCCGGGCACCCGCGTGCTGCTGGGCAGCGGCCTCTTCGGCACCATCGTCTCCCTCGGGGACCGCCAGGCCGTGCTCGAGATCGCGCCCGGCGTCGAGCTGACCGTGCTCAAGCAGGCCATCGTCCGCGCCGCCACCGAGGCCGACGAGGACACCGTCGACGAGGACACCTACGTCGACGACGACGACGTGCTGGCCGACCCGCAGGGCCTGGCCCCGCGCGACACCACGACCGACCTCGACGGCCGCGACGGCTCCACCGCCGCCTCCGACCTCGAGTGGCAGAACCCGTCGGCGGGGGCCGACCCCAAGCGCCCCAGCTGA
- a CDS encoding YebC/PmpR family DNA-binding transcriptional regulator has protein sequence MSGHSKWATTKHQKAVVDARRAKSFAKLIKNIEVAARLGGGDVDGNPTLFDAIQKAKKTSVPKDNIDRAVKRGSGAESGGADYETLMYEAYGPAGIAMLIECLTDNRNRSASEVRVAVTRNGGTMADSGSTARVFSRKGVVVVPKQQGDKTLAEDDVLEATLDADPEEVNDLGETFEIISDPADTVRVRTAVQEAGLDYDSAEVSFVPEFTQEVDGPTVEKVMKIIDALEDSDDVQNVYANFDASDEVLASIS, from the coding sequence ATGTCGGGACACTCCAAGTGGGCAACCACCAAGCACCAGAAGGCCGTCGTCGACGCGCGCCGGGCCAAGTCGTTCGCCAAGCTGATCAAGAACATCGAGGTCGCCGCGCGCCTCGGCGGCGGTGACGTCGACGGCAACCCGACGCTCTTCGACGCCATCCAGAAAGCCAAGAAGACCTCCGTCCCCAAGGACAACATCGACCGCGCGGTCAAGCGCGGCTCCGGGGCCGAGTCGGGCGGCGCCGACTACGAGACGCTGATGTACGAGGCCTACGGCCCGGCCGGCATCGCGATGCTCATCGAGTGCCTGACCGACAACCGGAACCGCTCCGCCTCCGAGGTCCGGGTCGCGGTCACCCGCAACGGCGGCACCATGGCCGACTCCGGCTCCACCGCCCGGGTGTTCAGCCGCAAGGGCGTCGTCGTGGTCCCCAAGCAGCAGGGCGACAAGACGCTGGCCGAGGACGACGTCCTCGAGGCGACGCTGGACGCCGACCCCGAGGAGGTCAACGACCTGGGGGAGACCTTCGAGATCATCTCCGACCCGGCCGACACCGTCCGGGTGCGCACCGCGGTGCAGGAGGCCGGCCTGGACTACGACTCCGCCGAGGTCTCCTTCGTCCCGGAGTTCACCCAGGAGGTCGACGGGCCGACGGTCGAGAAGGTCATGAAGATCATCGACGCCCTCGAGGACTCCGACGACGTGCAGAACGTCTACGCGAACTTCGACGCCTCCGACGAGGTCCTCGCTTCGATCAGCTGA